From a single Paramormyrops kingsleyae isolate MSU_618 chromosome 14, PKINGS_0.4, whole genome shotgun sequence genomic region:
- the pomca gene encoding proopiomelanocortin a, translating into MTMLVPAWLLAVTVLCAHGQGVTGQCWEHTKCRDLSSEKSIQECIEQCRSDLTAESPIYPGNGHLRPQSEPDDSDGSVLLATLPTPDVDTLTGYRGVGLPHENKRSYSMEHFRWGKPVGRKRRPIKVYAGVPEEEATGAYPEEERRDLPHDLDYALGESSLASEHPQSTIQEKKNRPYKMSHFRWNEPPASKRYGGFMKSWDERSQKPLLTLFRNVMIKDTQQKKNMGNPQ; encoded by the exons ATGACGATGCTGGTTCCAGCTTGGCTATTGGCTGTGACCGTGCTGTGTGCGCATGGCCAGGGAGTGACTGGGCAATGTTGGGAACATACAAAATGCAGGGACCTCAGCTCAGAAAAGAGCATCCAG GAATGTATAGAGCAATGCAGATCTGACCTTACTGCCGAGTCCCCTATCTACCCCGGCAACGGGCACCTTCGCCCACAGTCAGAGCCTGACGATAGTGACGGCAGTGTCCTGCTGGCCACCCTGCCCACCCCCGATGTGGACACACTTACCGGGTACAGAGGAGTAGGGCTCCCGCATGAGAATAAGCGCTCCTATTCCATGGAGCACTTCCGCTGGGGCAAACCTGTGGGGCGCAAACGTCGGCCCATCAAGGTGTACGCCGGGGTGCCGGAGGAGGAGGCCACTGGGGCCTACCCAGAGGAGGAACGGCGTGACCTCCCCCACGATCTGGACTATGCCCTGGGGGAGAGCAGCCTGGCCAGCGAGCATCCGCAGTCCACCATTCAGGAGAAGAAGAACAGGCCCTACAAGATGAGCCACTTCCGGTGGAACGAGCCCCCAGCCAGCAAGCGTTACGGTGGCTTCATGAAGTCCTGGGACGAGCGCAGCCAGAAGCCCCTGCTGACTCTGTTCAGAAACGTCATGATCAAGGACACCCAGCAGAAGAAAAATATGGGGAACCCACAATAG